The DNA window CATGCTCCTGACGTGATCGTGCTTTCCTGCGGCGGGGCCGCCAGATGTGCCATCCCCGCCGCCATTCCAGTATAGCCGGGAACTTTTGGGGCGCGACAGGCGTCATAGGGTATGGCGGGCGTGACCCGCCGCCATCGACCTATCATATTCTGGATGCCCATACTGTAGAGGGGAGTTTTACACCATGAGGAAGCACTGGATGATCACCGGCATGGCTGCCCTGGCGCTGACCGCTCTGGCGGCGGCGCTTGCCATCAGCGGCGCAATCGGTGCGCCGGTCGCCGCGCAAAGTCCCGCCCCCGGCACGATTACCGTGCGCGGACTCGGAGAAGCCAGCGGCGCGCCTGATGTCGCCTATGTGTCGCTGGGCGTCGATACGCGCAACGCCAGCCTGAGCGAGGCGATGAGCGAGGCGAACAGTGTGATGAACGCCGTAATCGAGGCCGTGCGCGGCCTGGAGATCGCCGCCGAGGATATTCAGACCGTTGATTTCAGCGTCTGGTCAGACGAACCAATGACTCCGGAAGGCACTCCCGCTGAAGGGACGCGCTTCTACCGCGTGACCAATGTCGTGCGCATCACCGTGCGCGACACAAGTCTGATGCAGAACGTGATCGATGCGGCAGTGGCCGCCGGCGCTAACCGCATCTACGGCGTAACCTTTGGCCTGGAGGACCCTGCCGCGCTGGAGCGCGACGCCCGCCTGGCTGCCCTGGAAAACGCCCGCGAACGCGCCGCGCAGATCGCTGAGGCTATCGGCGTGACCCTGGGCGAGCCTACGATTGTGGTTGAGGGCGACTCCTTTGGCCAGGGCGTGGTCATGGACATGGCGGCTCGCGGCCTGGGCGGGGGCGGCGGAATCCAGCAGGGCCAGCTCAGCGTCCAGGTGCAGGTGCAGGTCACCTTTGCGACGGTGCGCTAACAGCTGGTGCAGCAAGTCCTGAAACAGGCGGGGCGCGCCGGGCCGGATGCACCCCGCCTGTGCCGTCTTGCCGGCGGTGATTCATGCCTGGCAGGATTAGGCACGTTGCACAGGCAGGCTTGATCCCTGGCCTGAGTCGTTGTAGAGTGAAAATAACAACGGCCCGTAACCAAACAATGCCCATTGGCCAGGGCCACCAATGGGGGAGCCGCCTGAATACCCGCCAACGGCTGGCAGTCGGGATAGCGGGCGCGGGACGCCTCATCTACAACAGATCGTTGTAAGTACGCCGGAATGGCGCCTTGGGAGGGCAGTCTCCGCCAGGGGAAAAGATCCCACCACCGCGCGGAAAGAAGCGATTCAGCTGGCTCCAGTTTCAAGTGCAGCGGTCCGTCCAGGTGGCGGACCGCTTGCTTTTGCGGGCGTTCTATGCTGGAGCGCCGCTGGAGCGCCCCCTGCCCGCTGGCCGCTATCCCTGCCGCAGAGGTCGGTGTACAATCCGTGCAGCCACTGACAGCGCCGCTGTCGGCACCAATCCGACCGGTGACAGGGAGAGTCACAGACCTATGCGCGAGAATGAGGAAGCACGGGCCAGCGCACTGGAAGAGATCAAGACGATCATGACCCGCCGCCAGCTGCAGGTGGAACTGCTGGAACGGCGGATGGAAGCTTTCACCGCCCGGCTGTTCGCCGGTTTTGAGGAAGGCATCCGCCGCCTGAACGAGGCGGGCGTACAGAACATCAGCGCCCCGCGCTACTCCAAGCACCCCGTAGGTGGCTGGCGGCGCGTCCTGCAGATCGGGATCGAAGACTGGCGGATCGCCGCCGTGCCGCTGGCAGGTGTTGCCTGGCCCAACGTCAACGATGAGGCCATGATCCCCGGCCAGGCCTTCAAGGAGCCATGCGGGCGGCTGGCCTTCTTTCTCCTGCAGGGCGACGACCTGCAGGCTACCGCTTTCTACGATGTGATTGTCCTGCTCGATGGTTCCTGGTTTGCCTGGGGCTATGGCTGGCCCAAACAACAGGACGACATGGACAACACCGATTTTGTCGCCCTGGCGCTGGATTTGCTGGCTACCTTCGTTAAGGACATCCACCTGACCTGGGGCACGCGCAACGAGACTACCCTAACCGACGCCATGGACCCCAAGCGGCGGGCCTACCGCTTTGGCCTGCCGGGGCGGGAATAAGCCCGGCTCAGGACAGATCAGCGGCGACGCGCAGGGCGTCAGCCAGGCTGAAGACGCCTTCGTACAGCGCCTTGCCCACCACTGCCCCGGCCACCTGACCGGTCGCCCGCAAGGCGCGGATGTCTTCCAGGCTGGCCACGCCGCCGGAGGCGATGACCTGCAGGCCGGTTTCCACCGCCAGGCGGGCCGTACCGGCCACGTCCACTCCCTGCAGCCCGCCATCGCGGACGATATCGGTGTACAGGGCGTGTACCGCCCCGCGCCGGGCCAGCGCCCGCCCCAGTTCAACCGGCGTCCAGGCGGAAGCCGCTTGCCAGCCATGGATGGCTACCTGCCCGCCGCGTGAATCCAGGGCGACGGCCAGCCGCTCCGCTCCCCAGCGGGCCACGAACGCCTCTACCAGCGCCGGGTCCTGAGCGACCGCCGTGCCCAGGATCACCCGCGCTGCGCCCGCGTCAAACGCCCGCGCTGCGTCCTCCAGTGAGCGGATGCCCCCGCCAAACTGAATCGGGATGCCCAGGCCGGCCAGCCTGCCCAGGACGGCCAGGTTATCATTGGCCGTTTGGAAAGCGCCGTCCAGGTTGATCACGTGCAGCCAGGCTGCCCCGGCCTCCTGCCAGCGGTGGGCGACGGCCAGCGGGTCGGCGCTGTAATGGGTCTGGCGGGCGGGATCGCCCTGTTGCAGGCGGACAACCTGCCCGCCGCGCAGATCGATGGCAGGGTAGAGAATCATAGGCAACCTGTCTGCAAATCCGTTTTGGAGCCCAGACAAAAGGTTTTAAACCCCTCGTTATCCAGCCCAGGCGGCGGATAGACACTCAATCCAATATAGGCGCTCAGCCCACCATTGCCACAAAGTTACGCAGGAGGCGCAGGCCGACCGCCTGGCTCTTTTCCGGGTGGAATTGCACGCCGTAGACGTTGTCCCGCGCCACTACCGCCGGGAAGGCCACCCCGTAATCGCAGGTAGCCACCACGTCAGCAGGATCGGTCGGAGCGCAGAGGTAGCTATGGACGAAGTAGGCGTAATCACCGGCGGCGATCCCGGCCAGCAGCGGTGACTCCTGGACGGGCTGCAGCTGGTTCCAGCCCATGTGCGGGACCTTCAGGCCCGGCAGCGTCGGGAAGCGGACGACCCGCCCGGCCAGCAGGCCCAGCCCGGCATGTTCGCCCTGTTCCTCGCTGACCTCAAAGAGAAACTGCATCCCCAGGCAGATGCCCAGCAGCGGCACATCGCGCTCGACGGCTTCCCGGATGGCCGGTTCAAAGCCGCGCGCCCGCAGACGGGCCATGCCCGCCCCAAAAGCGCCCACCCCCGGCAGGATGATCGCCTGCGCGCCTGCCAGATCGTCCGGTACAGCGGCCACGCGGGCCGCCGCGCCCAGGTGGCTAAGGGCATGCAGCACGCTGCGCAGGTTACTGGCTTCGTAGTCAATGACTGCGATCATAGTCCTCGCCGTCCCTCAAACATGAATGGCTTCGATGGCGTAGTCCACAACTTCCAGGTCAGGACGGTAGTCTTCGATCCAGCGCACGACGTTTTCCAGCACCTGCTCGGCATGGCTGGCGCTGGTGCTGACGGCAGCCAGCCCGATCGTGCTGGATTGCCACACATCATGCAGGTCGACCTCCGCCGCGGCAACATGGAACTTCTTGTGCACGCCGGCGATCAGGCCTCTGAGCACGCTGCGCTTTTGCTTGAGCGAGCTGACGCCCGGCAAAGTGAGTTCGATCTGGCAGGTGGCAACGACCATAGCTCATCCCCCGGTGGCACGCCGGATCACCCTTTGCGTACAGGCTGCCAGCATACCATCCCCGGCGCAAATTGCACACAAAAACATACCTGGCCCGCTTGACAGACCTCCCCCGCCGGGATAACACTGGCAATGAGCGGTATGCCGGAATGTAAGAGGCCGGAGGAGGGCCGGAGCCGTGAACCGCAACCCGCTCTCTCGCGAGCACCTGCTGGCGGTGGCGGCGCGGGTCGGGGGGTGGCATCGTCGGGATTATACCCGCGTACGCGCCACCCGCGACCCCGTGCCCTGGTATTACGCCGAGATCGTGCGCCGCTACCTGCGCCCGACCGACAGCGTGCTGGATATTGGTACAGGTAGCGGGCGGCAATTCCTGAGCCTGGCCCGCTTCTTTGCCCGTGGCGTGGGGATCGACCCGGATGAAGCGCTGATCCAGGCGGCCCAGGCCAACCTGCCGCCTGCGCTGGCGGGGCGGATCGCCTTCCTGACGATGCCCATCCACGACCTGCATTTCCCTGACGAGTCG is part of the Anaerolineae bacterium genome and encodes:
- a CDS encoding DUF503 domain-containing protein, with translation MVVATCQIELTLPGVSSLKQKRSVLRGLIAGVHKKFHVAAAEVDLHDVWQSSTIGLAAVSTSASHAEQVLENVVRWIEDYRPDLEVVDYAIEAIHV
- the hisA gene encoding 1-(5-phosphoribosyl)-5-[(5-phosphoribosylamino)methylideneamino]imidazole-4-carboxamide isomerase, whose product is MPMILYPAIDLRGGQVVRLQQGDPARQTHYSADPLAVAHRWQEAGAAWLHVINLDGAFQTANDNLAVLGRLAGLGIPIQFGGGIRSLEDAARAFDAGAARVILGTAVAQDPALVEAFVARWGAERLAVALDSRGGQVAIHGWQAASAWTPVELGRALARRGAVHALYTDIVRDGGLQGVDVAGTARLAVETGLQVIASGGVASLEDIRALRATGQVAGAVVGKALYEGVFSLADALRVAADLS
- the hisH gene encoding imidazole glycerol phosphate synthase subunit HisH; amino-acid sequence: MIAVIDYEASNLRSVLHALSHLGAAARVAAVPDDLAGAQAIILPGVGAFGAGMARLRARGFEPAIREAVERDVPLLGICLGMQFLFEVSEEQGEHAGLGLLAGRVVRFPTLPGLKVPHMGWNQLQPVQESPLLAGIAAGDYAYFVHSYLCAPTDPADVVATCDYGVAFPAVVARDNVYGVQFHPEKSQAVGLRLLRNFVAMVG
- a CDS encoding SIMPL domain-containing protein, producing MRKHWMITGMAALALTALAAALAISGAIGAPVAAQSPAPGTITVRGLGEASGAPDVAYVSLGVDTRNASLSEAMSEANSVMNAVIEAVRGLEIAAEDIQTVDFSVWSDEPMTPEGTPAEGTRFYRVTNVVRITVRDTSLMQNVIDAAVAAGANRIYGVTFGLEDPAALERDARLAALENARERAAQIAEAIGVTLGEPTIVVEGDSFGQGVVMDMAARGLGGGGGIQQGQLSVQVQVQVTFATVR